The genomic window AGAAGGAGCATATTGAATTCCTTACTGATCTAGAAAAATCTAAGTCAATAATAGAGCCAGTAGACCCAAATTGTCCACTCAGTCCAGAATTTATTCAATCTGCAGATGTTCATGAACCCCATCCAAATGTAGCTGGTGACCTGATGGCAGTGGTAATTGATGAGATTCAAGATTCAACTGAGATTCGCATAGCAACACCACGTGTGGTAGCGGGATACCACGATCAATTCTACCAATCATGTATCTCAGATGAGAAGGACTCAATCGAAATAATTCTGCCAAGGAAGGTCTATAACTGGTTATCTTCTGAATATCCTGAAGATGTTAAAGAAATTAGTGAGCTATCATCTCTCAAAATTCTTTGTGCTGAAATCCCATTTTCATTTGGCCTTACTATCGTTGATAATATGACAGCAATTGTGGTCGTTTT from Halopiger xanaduensis SH-6 includes these protein-coding regions:
- a CDS encoding helix-turn-helix transcriptional regulator, giving the protein MDTNSLADTLLKRFDCLQEIVKQPAEKRTLVASLEMPRSTLDDVVRELEQQNLIEYQDGKWHPTTFGRLAYQSQKEHIEFLTDLEKSKSIIEPVDPNCPLSPEFIQSADVHEPHPNVAGDLMAVVIDEIQDSTEIRIATPRVVAGYHDQFYQSCISDEKDSIEIILPRKVYNWLSSEYPEDVKEISELSSLKILCAEIPFSFGLTIVDNMTAIVVVFAERGIFGLIINDTDSALDWANEVYAQIRENAIPITASEEVGQELSYSE